One region of Pyramidobacter sp. YE332 genomic DNA includes:
- a CDS encoding ATPase, translated as MEKGLVALAAALAVGIPALATAFAQARIGSVAAGSVAEKPETAGTMIILEAIPETMVILGFVVAIMLILQFA; from the coding sequence GTGGAAAAAGGACTCGTAGCATTGGCGGCGGCGCTGGCCGTGGGGATCCCCGCGCTTGCGACCGCTTTCGCCCAGGCCAGGATCGGCAGCGTGGCGGCCGGCAGCGTGGCGGAAAAACCGGAAACTGCCGGCACGATGATCATTCTCGAAGCGATCCCGGAGACGATGGTCATTCTCGGTTTCGTCGTGGCCATCATGCTGATCTTGCAGTTCGCCTAG
- a CDS encoding WecB/TagA/CpsF family glycosyltransferase, protein MTLPFSADAIVPLLLVAIGCVALQRFFRKKLSRDQYFYMRDLSLMTVMMLLALWSGSDRIEALVACSLLSMVVGLAERARPGKGFFAFIVLPGLIFALTGQPISFVSSSGSAFLYLSSWQSILLTTAWMTLFPVLFRRLDQVPGLAGHLLGVSLSLMVAVTYFSRQNLGEAFLVSVVSLVLVGAYWSRLGHQFRQLGTPLAFLWGTLVAGISIIGVSKGITLTALMVIPLGFYAVPLVELSLGLVSHAFTRGQTRAAPDLYSRVIERGVDHPAAVRLVTEICLLVGASVALMQLIPDSVALKMAVPAMASVLLLVLWGVHGGRRARADDHALWGVRIDGISMNYALSKSLAWLKSAEPRFRMVVTMNALGLNETRSDAEFRRIANAADLNLPDGAGLVWALKKLKVPVVERIAGIDYMDRLCRLAASESLPVYLLGGRPGIARRAAERLQREYPGLVVSGCYDGYFDRAFSDEVAGNVRKSGAKILFAALGMPAQEKWLDSQRANLDGCLCVGVGGSFDVYAGVLKRAPRFWQKIGCEWLYRLFQEPWRLKRDFQLLAFVLAVFRERLNVFPWREKDHE, encoded by the coding sequence GTGACGTTGCCCTTCAGCGCTGACGCGATCGTGCCGCTGCTTCTGGTGGCGATCGGGTGCGTGGCGCTTCAGCGTTTTTTCAGGAAAAAACTGAGCCGAGATCAATATTTCTACATGAGGGACCTTTCGCTGATGACGGTGATGATGCTGCTGGCGTTGTGGAGCGGCAGCGACCGCATCGAAGCGCTGGTGGCCTGTTCGCTGCTGTCCATGGTCGTGGGGCTGGCGGAGCGGGCTCGGCCGGGAAAAGGTTTCTTTGCCTTTATCGTTCTGCCCGGACTGATCTTCGCCCTGACGGGGCAGCCGATCTCGTTCGTCTCTTCCAGCGGCTCCGCGTTCCTCTACCTGTCTTCATGGCAGTCTATCCTGCTGACCACGGCGTGGATGACGCTGTTCCCCGTGCTGTTCCGGCGGCTCGACCAGGTGCCGGGGCTGGCGGGACATCTGCTGGGCGTCAGCCTTTCGCTGATGGTCGCGGTGACGTATTTTTCGCGCCAGAATCTGGGCGAGGCGTTTTTGGTCTCGGTCGTGTCCCTGGTGCTGGTCGGCGCGTACTGGAGCCGGCTCGGCCATCAGTTCCGTCAGCTGGGAACGCCGCTGGCGTTCCTGTGGGGCACGCTGGTGGCGGGCATTTCCATCATCGGCGTCAGCAAGGGCATCACGCTCACGGCGCTGATGGTGATCCCGCTGGGATTTTACGCCGTACCGCTGGTGGAGCTGTCGCTGGGGCTGGTCAGTCACGCGTTCACGCGTGGACAGACTCGCGCGGCGCCCGACCTTTACAGCCGCGTGATCGAGCGCGGCGTGGATCATCCGGCGGCGGTGCGTCTGGTGACGGAGATCTGCCTGCTGGTGGGCGCCTCGGTGGCGCTGATGCAGCTGATCCCGGATTCCGTCGCGCTGAAAATGGCGGTGCCGGCGATGGCCAGCGTGCTGCTGCTGGTGCTGTGGGGCGTGCACGGCGGCCGCCGCGCGCGCGCCGACGACCATGCGCTGTGGGGCGTGAGGATCGACGGGATCTCCATGAACTACGCGCTGTCGAAGAGTCTGGCCTGGCTCAAGAGCGCCGAGCCGCGCTTCCGCATGGTAGTGACGATGAACGCGCTAGGGCTGAACGAGACGCGCTCCGACGCGGAGTTCCGCCGCATCGCCAACGCGGCCGATCTGAACCTTCCCGACGGCGCGGGGCTGGTCTGGGCGTTGAAAAAACTGAAAGTGCCCGTGGTGGAACGCATCGCCGGCATCGATTACATGGACCGGCTCTGCCGTCTGGCGGCGTCCGAATCGCTGCCCGTATACCTGCTGGGCGGCCGCCCGGGCATCGCCCGCCGCGCCGCGGAACGCCTGCAAAGGGAATATCCCGGATTGGTCGTTTCGGGCTGTTACGACGGCTATTTCGACCGCGCGTTTTCCGACGAGGTGGCCGGCAACGTGCGCAAAAGCGGCGCCAAGATCCTGTTTGCGGCGCTGGGGATGCCGGCGCAGGAGAAGTGGCTCGACTCGCAGCGCGCGAATCTTGACGGGTGCCTCTGCGTGGGCGTGGGCGGCAGCTTCGACGTTTACGCCGGCGTGTTGAAGCGGGCGCCCCGCTTCTGGCAGAAAATCGGCTGCGAATGGCTCTATCGCCTGTTCCAGGAGCCGTGGCGGCTGAAGCGCGATTTCCAGCTGCTGGCTTTTGTGCTGGCGGTGTTTCGCGAGCGGCTCAACGTCTTCCCGTGGAGAGAAAAAGATCATGAGTAA
- a CDS encoding CBS domain-containing protein, which translates to MSNEMVTAEQLMKRDLTAVMAEDTVEDAMHVLHSHSLSGVPVVDERWRLVGFLSESDILRSVLPSYLEILAQDSFLYGEHELLTKKFSQVRTSAVRDYMQTNCQSVKTTANIMNVADLMLRLRVKRLPVLDGRLLVGIIDRSDLCEYLMNSGGAS; encoded by the coding sequence ATGAGTAACGAAATGGTGACCGCCGAGCAGCTGATGAAGCGCGATCTGACCGCGGTGATGGCCGAAGACACCGTCGAAGACGCCATGCACGTGCTGCACAGTCACAGCCTGAGCGGCGTTCCGGTCGTGGACGAGCGGTGGCGTCTGGTGGGCTTCCTTTCGGAATCGGACATCCTCCGTTCCGTGCTGCCGTCGTATCTGGAGATCCTTGCGCAGGATTCCTTCCTCTACGGCGAGCACGAACTGCTGACGAAAAAATTCTCGCAGGTCCGCACCAGCGCGGTGCGCGACTATATGCAGACAAACTGTCAGTCCGTGAAGACGACGGCGAACATCATGAACGTGGCCGACCTGATGCTGCGGCTCAGAGTCAAGCGCCTGCCCGTCCTCGACGGGCGGCTTCTCGTCGGGATCATCGACCGGAGCGATCTGTGCGAGTATCTGATGAATTCCGGAGGCGCTTCATGA
- a CDS encoding V-type ATPase 116kDa subunit family protein has protein sequence MIEKMCRLSMAVPESLGMELIDFLQADGRVHLILPSEEQHNVDLADRLLVLREKLRAVVETLDGIAVSASAESVPAAADAEVERILSESLALTVPELEKSVEKFQAELARIMKGHDRLTDEKKLLERILAQLGTLAFKDSLGRRCLLWWVAKDLWPLALRQIERQCADGEKTLFHVHDTAKEDQLLVELSVPAARISAVTEILHDIGAAVWTPPPQYAGKNYAESMELMKRRLSEIQSLLKAEQSALVAMRKQWGPRQKAFFLLIDRKVDQYQVFSRCDRLGGALLVEGWMPQRGLEYFRVRLEEKFAGRVALHSREPEPDEYGQVPTALRHGAFFAPFAVFLKLVQPPAYGTADPTSLIGVFFPFFAGCIIGDAGYGLVMLILMCFVRRRAKSETVRDVAFVLMTMCVWSILWGAAFGEFFGDFAHRMFHVEPLWVERSQAVMPVLMFSVALGLGHVLLGLAVGLIHGLKARHKKHAMEKLGAMLVILAMVAALMSVRRLLPPQAFPGGIAALVVGLVLLTAGGGIGGLIEAMSSFGHILSYVRIGAIGLSSAILAVAASKFVDVLGVSALGLFVALAVHLLNFVLAFAESGLHAARLHYVEFMGNFYAAQGKDYHPFIYRRKLSWKKDS, from the coding sequence ATGATCGAAAAAATGTGCCGGTTGTCGATGGCGGTCCCCGAATCTCTGGGGATGGAGCTGATCGATTTCTTGCAGGCCGACGGGCGCGTCCATCTGATCCTGCCTTCTGAAGAACAGCACAACGTCGATCTGGCGGATCGGCTCCTGGTGCTGCGCGAGAAGCTGCGCGCCGTGGTGGAAACGTTGGATGGAATTGCCGTTTCCGCTTCGGCGGAAAGCGTTCCCGCTGCGGCCGACGCCGAGGTGGAGCGGATCCTGTCCGAATCCCTCGCTCTCACCGTTCCCGAGCTGGAAAAAAGCGTAGAAAAATTTCAGGCGGAACTGGCCCGCATCATGAAAGGGCATGACCGTCTTACTGATGAGAAAAAACTGCTGGAACGTATCCTTGCGCAGCTGGGAACGCTCGCTTTTAAGGATTCCTTGGGACGTCGCTGTCTGCTCTGGTGGGTAGCGAAAGACCTTTGGCCGCTGGCGCTGAGACAGATCGAACGCCAGTGCGCTGACGGCGAGAAAACGCTGTTTCACGTGCACGATACCGCCAAAGAGGATCAGCTGCTGGTCGAGCTTTCGGTGCCGGCGGCGCGGATTTCCGCTGTGACGGAAATCCTGCACGACATCGGCGCTGCGGTGTGGACGCCGCCGCCTCAATATGCCGGAAAAAATTATGCTGAAAGCATGGAACTGATGAAACGCCGTCTGTCGGAGATCCAGTCCCTTCTCAAGGCGGAGCAGTCTGCACTTGTCGCCATGAGAAAGCAGTGGGGTCCTCGGCAGAAGGCGTTTTTTTTGCTGATCGATCGCAAGGTCGATCAGTATCAGGTCTTCAGCCGCTGCGATCGCCTCGGCGGCGCGCTGCTGGTCGAAGGCTGGATGCCGCAGCGTGGTCTGGAATATTTCCGTGTCCGTTTGGAAGAAAAATTTGCCGGGCGTGTCGCGCTTCACAGCCGCGAACCGGAACCCGACGAATATGGACAGGTGCCGACCGCTCTCCGCCACGGCGCATTCTTTGCGCCCTTCGCGGTGTTTCTCAAACTCGTGCAGCCGCCGGCTTATGGCACGGCGGATCCCACCAGCCTGATCGGCGTGTTTTTCCCGTTTTTCGCGGGCTGCATCATCGGCGACGCCGGCTACGGACTGGTCATGCTGATTTTGATGTGCTTCGTGCGCCGCCGCGCCAAAAGCGAAACGGTGCGCGACGTGGCATTCGTCCTCATGACCATGTGCGTTTGGAGCATTCTCTGGGGCGCCGCCTTCGGCGAGTTCTTCGGCGATTTCGCGCACCGGATGTTCCACGTGGAACCGCTCTGGGTGGAACGTTCTCAGGCCGTCATGCCGGTGCTGATGTTTTCGGTGGCTCTCGGGCTGGGGCACGTGCTGCTCGGTCTGGCGGTGGGGCTGATCCACGGTCTGAAAGCTCGCCATAAAAAGCACGCCATGGAAAAGCTGGGCGCCATGCTGGTGATCCTGGCCATGGTGGCGGCGCTCATGTCCGTGCGCCGGCTTTTGCCGCCGCAGGCTTTCCCGGGCGGCATCGCGGCGCTCGTCGTCGGCTTGGTGCTGCTGACGGCCGGGGGCGGCATCGGCGGACTGATCGAAGCGATGAGTTCTTTCGGGCATATCCTCAGTTATGTGCGCATCGGCGCCATCGGCCTGTCGTCGGCTATCCTTGCGGTGGCCGCTTCGAAGTTCGTGGACGTTCTCGGCGTTTCGGCGCTGGGACTTTTCGTCGCGCTGGCGGTCCATCTGCTCAATTTCGTGCTGGCGTTCGCCGAGTCGGGGCTACACGCGGCGCGTCTTCATTATGTGGAGTTCATGGGCAATTTTTACGCTGCTCAGGGAAAAGATTATCATCCTTTTATATACAGGAGGAAACTATCGTGGAAAAAGGACTCGTAG